In the genome of Pseudorasbora parva isolate DD20220531a chromosome 10, ASM2467924v1, whole genome shotgun sequence, one region contains:
- the LOC137091536 gene encoding L-threonine 3-dehydrogenase, mitochondrial-like, protein MQSCVRAVSGAAQRVHLAPVCGFQPPAVEAQSISLSPCQVTSDAGFPSVSSGSDHPRILITGGLGQLGVGLAKLLRKQFGKYNVLLSDIRKPPTDVYQSGPFMYSDILDYKNLREIVVNNRITWLIHYSALLSAVGEANVSLARDVNITGLHNILDIATEHELRLFIPSTIGAFGPSSPRNPTPDLCIQRPQTIYGVSKVHAELMGEVILHHRLGLDFRCLRYPGIISADSQIGGGTTDYAVQVFHDAVKTGKFVCNLSPDTRLPMMFIEDCLRATLEVLKAPAEVLSMRTYNISAMSFTPEELVQEIRRHLPDLQVTYKIDPVRQAIADSWPMILDDASARSDWGWKHEYGLPELVQAMLNFTGSDSRMSQTN, encoded by the exons ATGCAGTCCTGTGTACGAGCTGTGAGTGGGGCGGCGCAGCGGGTTCACCTGGCTCCAGTCTGTGGCTTTCAGCCTCCCGCTGTTGAAGCTCAAAGTATTAGTTTATCTCCATGCCAAGTCACATCCGATGCCGGTTTTCCTTCAGTGTCCTCTGGATCAGATCATCCCAGAATTCTCATTACTG GGGGTCTGGGTCAGCTGGGAGTGGGTCTAGCCAAACTGCTCAG GAAGCAGTTTGGAAAATATAATGTACTTCTGTCTGATATCCGGAAACCCCCAACTGATGTGTACCAAAGTG GTCCCTTTATGTATTCCGACATTTTGGACTACAAAAACTTGCGTGAGATTGTTGTAAACAACCGCATTACTTGGTTGATACACTACAGCGCCCTTCTGAGTGCAGTCGGAGAGGCCAATGTGTCCCTCGCTCGTGACGTCAACATCACTG GGTTGCACAACATTCTTGATATTGCCACAGAACATGAGCTCCGTCTTTTCATCCCCAGCACTATTGGAGCCTTTGGCCCCTCCTCCCCTCGTAACCCCACCCCTGATCTGTGCATCCAACGACCACAAACCATTTACGGAGTCTCCAAAGTCCATGCTGAGCTAATGGGAGAGGTCA TATTACATCACAGATTAGGTCTTGACTTCCGCTGTCTCAGATACCCAGGAATCATTTCTGCAGACTCTCAAATTGGTGGAGGAACTACAG ATTATGCTGTCCAGGTATTCCATGATGCTGTGAAAACAGGCAAATTTGTGTGCAATCTGAGTCCTGACACAAGACTCCCCATGATGTTCATTGAGGATTGTCTGAGAGCCACACTGGAGGTTCTGAAAGCACCTGCTGAGGTACTCAGTATGCGCACATACAACATCAGCGCCATGAGCTTCACTCCAGAGGAACTGGTACAAGAGATCAGGAGGCACCTGCCAGACCTGCAGGTCACATATAAGATTGACCCAGTTCGACAAGCAATTG CTGACAGCTGGCCGATGATCTTGGATGACGCCAGTGCCCGCAGTGACTGGGGCTGGAAGCACGAATATGGTTTGCCAGAACTGGTTCAGGCGATGCTCAACTTCACTGGGTCAGACTCCAGAATGTCTCAAACAAACTAA